The following proteins come from a genomic window of Scomber japonicus isolate fScoJap1 chromosome 4, fScoJap1.pri, whole genome shotgun sequence:
- the LOC128357209 gene encoding membrane-associated guanylate kinase, WW and PDZ domain-containing protein 1-like isoform X3 translates to MSKVIQKKNHWITKVNECAIVRDACGELNVELRGGAENGEFPFVGQVREDAVVYQDGKLSEGELLLEVEGLPVSGLPLYDILSVINCCQGPIRLKTVRQGHKLNKDLKYYLSLRFQKSSPDHELQKTIRANLYRHAVPCTTRPPREGEVPGVDYNFLSVEDFLELEESGTLLEIGTYDGNYYGTPKPPRQPIIGTVILSDAGSQQSTPKRTKSYNDMQNARVVPADDDDDDQASEMNNSFTGNPNEQDESRGGILRPYPARDNAPSCGLNNAATSTSESGQQTLAEPQVSPEDPLGPLPENWEMAYTENGELYFIDTAKAHHQDMAVYFQSFHNTKTTSWLDPRCRDKASRPLEECEDDEEGIHTEDLETDLELPPGWERIDDPVYGVYYVDHINRKTQYENPVVEARRRKILEQQQPQPPEGERYIREWIEEHSSAAAPLANYAPNHLETYRDPQVPPSLPPGPAGAKRGKPFFTRNPAELKGIFINTKLKKSRRGFGFTVVGGDEPDEFLQIKSLVLDGPAAVDGKMETGDVIVSVNDTIVLGYTHAQVVKIFQSIPIGSMVDLALCRGYPLPFDPDDPNTSLVTSVAILDKEPIIVNGQETFDSPSNQAGSVNGMREPRAHSPSAEVASNGSHGYSSDVVTLASSIATQPELITIHMEKGDKGFGFTIADSLTGGGQRVKQIVDYPRCRGLKEGDILMEVNKRNVQNMSHNQVVDLLSKCPRGSEVTMLVQRGVVPAKRSPKLVHQLERKDSQSSSQHSVCSHRSTHTDSPSHPPSVMPSEAVAPTPAAPTQPLPGLPPQDSADGTLTLQKKPDPFKIWAQSRSMYESRLPDCQEQDIFLWRKDTGFGFRILGGNEPGEPIYIGHIVKYGAADEDGRLRSGDELICVDGTAVVGKSHQLVVQLMQQAAKQGHVNLTVRRKSTGYGVSKGEGDVPPSPASSHHSSTQAPSLTEGKRTPQGSQNSLNTVSSGSGSTSGIGSGGGGGSGSAVVPASLQPYDVEIQRRENEGFGFVIVSSVSRPDAGTTFGRIIEGSPADRCGKLKVGDRILAVNGCSITNKSHSDIVNLIKEAGNTVSLRIIPGDDSSNASLLTNAEKIATITTTHTPQQSTESRNNSKSKGAPPPPPIQTQSQDAEFYSVDLERDSKGFGFSLRGGREYNMDLYVLRLAEDGAAVRNGKMRVGDEILEINGESTKNMKHSRAIELIKNGGRRARLVLKRGDGSVPEYDGSSDGNPSTPGAQNTPEVRTLPPNSRYHTSLESSYPPDLHKSSRQESARGRDRDRNWDRAVSDQMDYQGRQLNPHHHHTWNNNHSQSTPRQQSPENSNSSSSGNKKSRGRKVKKSESESGISKLLKTLRKDSSGKKAAAAEKLRGRELSSSSSTLDGRFRPQRRGSLDRSPTRKCTSSPDRRRAKSMDRRAERAHRDRTPEREYDDGGFLAVTPERKFYERRLLKDSQMAGRVREATTPEHTNNNGDSLSLSRGRTYDRATKNGNLLRDSSSERREEQYRMNGTPERRYRVERDSSPDSNYSRDELNYAAAPRLKDYYSMMKNNAAHNNAAYNNTGHNNNTVGRSPNQLPEPKRRLYKESPKDLSI, encoded by the exons GTACCACCCGCCCCCCACGAGAAGGAGAGGTCCCAGGGGTGGATTATAACTTTCTGTCTGTGGAGGATTTCCTTGAACTTGAGGAGAGTGGCACACTACTGGAAATAGGAACGTATGACG GTAACTATTATGGGACCCCCAAGCCGCCAAGGCAGCCCATCATTGGGACAGTGATTCTCAGTGATGCAGGCTCCCAGCAGTCCACCCCAAAGCGCACAAAGTCCTACAATGACATGCAAAACGCCAGAGTAGTGCCTGCTGACGACGACGATGACGACCAGGCCTCGGAAATGAACAACAGTTTTACAG GTAACCCTAACGAACAGGATGAGAGCCGCGGCGGCATCCTCCGGCCGTACCCCGCACGTGACAATGCTCCATCCTGTGGTCTGAACAATGCGGCCACCTCCACCTCAGAAAGTGGGCAGCAGACCCTGGCAGAACCACAGGTCTCTCCAGAAGACCCGCTGGGGCCGCTGCCTGAAAACTGGGAGATGGCCTACACCGAGAATGGAGAACTTTACTTCATAGA CACAGCAAAGGCACACCACCAGGACATGGCTGTGTATTTTCAGAGCTT CCACAACACAAAGACTACATCATGGCTGGATCCTCGGTGTAGAGACAAAGCCTCGAGGCCTCTGGAAGAGTGTGAAGACGATG AAGAAGGGATACATACAGAGGACCTGGAGACCGATCTAG AGCTGCCTCCAGGATGGGAGAGGATAGACGACCCAGTGTATGGAGTGTACTATGTAGA tcaTATAAACAGAAAGACCCAGTATGAGAACCCAGTGGTGGAGGCGCGGCGTCGGAAAAtcctggagcagcagcagccgcagcCTCCAGAAGGTGAGCGGTATATTCGAG AATGGATAGAGGAGCACTCCTCAGCAGCCGCTCCACTAGCAAACTATGCTCCAAaccacctggagacctacagagACCCTCAGGTCCCACCATCTCTACCTCCTGGCCCTGCAGGAGCCAAAC GAGGGAAGCCTTTCTTCACAAGAAACCCAGCAGAGCTGAAAGGAATCTTCATCAACACCAAGCTGAAGAAGAGTCGTCGAGGCTTTGGCTTCACCGTGGTCGGAGGGGACGAGCCAGATGAGTTTCTACAGATCAAGAGTCTGGTGCTGGACGGGCCTGCGGCAGTGGATGGCAAGATGGAGACAG GTGATGTGATAGTCAGTGTCAATGACACCATCGTGCTGGGCTACACCCACGCTCAGGTGGTGAAGATCTTCCAATCCATCCCCATTGGTTCCATGGTGGACTTGGCCTTATGCCGTGGCTACCCACTGCCCTTTGACCCTGATGACCCCAACACCAGCCTGGTGACCTCAGTGGCCATCTTGGACAAGGAACCTATCATTGTCAACGGACAGGAAACGTTTGACTCACCTTCCAACCAGGCTGGATCCGTTAACGGCATGAGGGAGCCGCGGGCGCACAGCCCCTCAGCTGAGGTGGCATCCAATGGCTCACATGGCTACTCCAGCGATGTGGTCACCCTGGCCTCATCCATAGCCACCCAGCCAGAGCTGATCACCATTCACATGGAGAAGGGAGACAAAGGATTCGGCTTCACCATTGCTGACAGCCTGACGGGAGGCGGGCAGAGGGTCAAGCAGATAGTGGACTATCCACGCTGCCGTGGGCTAAAGGAGGGGGACATTCTGATGGAGGTCAACAAGAGAAATGTCCAAAACATGAGCCACAACCAGGTGGTGGACCTGCTAAGCAAATGTCCCCGAGGCAGTGAGGTCACCATGCTGGTGCAAAGAG GAGTGGTGCCAGCCAAGAGGAGTCCAAAGCTGGTG CACCAGTTAGAGAGGAAAGACAGCCAGAGTAGCTCCCAGCACAGTGTGTGCAGCCATCGCAGCACCCACACCGATTCTCCCAGCCACCCACCCTCTGTCATGCCCAGTGAAGCTGTGGCGCCCACTCCTGCTGCCCCCACCCAGCCTCTGCCAGGCCTGCCCCCTCAGGACTCTGCAGATGGCACCCTCACCCTTCAGAAGAAGCCAGACCCTTTTAAGATCTGGGCCCAGTCCAGGAGCATGTACGAGAGTCGAC tgCCAGATTGCCAGGAGCAGGACATTTTCCTTTGGCGGAAGGACACAGGCTTCGGCTTCCGTATCCTGGGAGGAAATGAGCCTGGGGAGCCT ATCTACATAGGACACATAGTGAAGTACGGGGCTGCAGACGAGGATGGGCGCCTGCGGTCGGGCGATGAGCTCATCTGTGTGGACGGCACAGCAGTGGTGGGCAAGTCCCACCAGCTGGTGGTGCAACTGATGCAGCAGGCCGCTAAACAGGGCCATGTCAACCTCACTGTCAGACGCAAGTCTACTGGATATGGAG tGTCAAAAGGGGAAGGTGATGTTCCCCCGTCACCAGCCTCCTCCCACCACAGCAGCACGCAGGCACCCAGCCTTACAGAGGGAAAGCGGACCCCCCAGGGGAGCCAGAACTCTCTCAACACCGTCAGTTCTGGGAGCGGATCCACCAGCGGCATCGgcagtggtggtggaggaggcagCGGGAGCGCAGTGGTACCTGCCTCCCTGCAGCCATATGATGTGGAGATCCAGCGTAGAGAGAACGAGGGCTTTGGTTTTGTCATTGTGTCGTCTGTTTCCAGGCCTGACGCCGGCACCACCTTTG GACGAATCATAGAGGGCAGCCCGGCGGATCGCTGCGGGAAGCTGAAAGTCGGGGACCGAATATTGGCTGTGAACGGCTGCTCCATCACAAACAAGTCACACTCGGACATCGTCAACCTGATCAAGGAAGCCGGGAACACAGTTTCGCTCAGGATCATCCCGGGTGATG aTTCTTCCAATGCTTCTCTACTCACCAATGCTGAGAAGATAGCTACTatcaccaccacacacacacctcaacagTCCACAGAGTCCCG GAATAACTCGAAGTCTAAAGgagctcctcctccaccacccaTACAAACCCAATCACAG GATGCAGAGTTCTACTCTGTGGACCTCGAGCGTGACAGTAAAGGTTTTGGTTTCAGtctgagaggaggaagggagtacaATATGGACCTTTATGTGTTGAGACTAGCAGAGGATGGGGCTGCTGTCAGAAATGGCAAGATGAGG GTAggggatgagattctggaaATTAATGGTGAGAGCACAAAGAACATGAAGCATTCACGTGCCATTGAACTGATCAAGAATGGTGGTCGGAGGGCAAGACTCGTCCTCAAACGGGGGGATGGATCTGTACCTGAATATG ACGGCAGCAGTGACGGGAACCCTTCCACACCCGGGGCACAAAACACTCCGGAAGTGAGAACGCTGCCACCCAACAGCCGATATCACACCTCATTGGAGTCCAGTTATCCACCAGACCTTCACAAATCATCACGCCAGGAGTCTGCGCGTGGCCGAGACAGGGACAGGAACTGGGACAGGGCTGTGTCAGATCAGATGGACTACCAAGGCCGGCAATTAAACCCCCACCATCATCACACCTGGAATAATAATCACAGTCAAAGTACCCCCAGACAGCAGTCTCCAGAgaacagtaacagcagtagcAGTGGCAACAAGAAGAGCCGAGGCCGCAAAGTCAAGAAGTCTGAGTCGGAGAGCGGCATCTCTAAACTCCTAAAGACTCTGAGGAAAGACAGCTCAGGGAAGAAGgctgcagctgcagagaaaCTGAGGGGCCGAGAGCTCTCAAGCAGCAGTTCTACTCTGGACGGGAGGTTTCGTCCCCAGCGCCGAGGCTCCCTTGACCGCTCACCAACCCGCAAGTGCACCTCCTCCCCTGATCGTCGGCGGGCCAAGTCGATGGACCGCAGGGCAGAGCGAGCGCATCGGGACCGTACACCTGAGAGGGAGTATGACGATGGAGGGTTCCTCGCTGTCACCCCTGAACGCAAATTTTACGAGCGAAGGCTCCTCAAGGACTCGCAGATGGCTGGGCGAGTCAGGGAGGCCACAACCCCCGAGCACACCAACAACAACGGAGATTCATTGTCTCTTTCCAGGGGCCGTACGTATGATAGAGCCACAAAGAACGGCAACCTCCTGAGAGACTCTTCctcagagaggagggaggagcagTATCGGATGAACGGGACACCGGAGAGACGATACAGAGTGGAGCGGGACTCTTCCCCTGACAGCAACTACAGTCGGGATGAGCTGAACTATGCAGCAGCACCCAGACTAAAGGACTACTATAGCATGATGAAGAACAACGCTGCACACAACAATGCTGCCTACAATAACACAGGCCATAACAATAACACAGTAGGCCGTAGCCCAAACCAGCTCCCTGAGCCCAAGAGAAGGCTGTACAAAGAAAGCCCCAAAGACCTCAGCATctag
- the LOC128357209 gene encoding membrane-associated guanylate kinase, WW and PDZ domain-containing protein 1-like isoform X2, whose product MSKVIQKKNHWITKVNECAIVRDACGELNVELRGGAENGEFPFVGQVREDAVVYQDGKLSEGELLLEVEGLPVSGLPLYDILSVINCCQGPIRLKTVRQGHKLNKDLKYYLSLRFQKSSPDHELQKTIRANLYRHAVPCTTRPPREGEVPGVDYNFLSVEDFLELEESGTLLEIGTYDGNYYGTPKPPRQPIIGTVILSDAGSQQSTPKRTKSYNDMQNARVVPADDDDDDQASEMNNSFTGNPNEQDESRGGILRPYPARDNAPSCGLNNAATSTSESGQQTLAEPQVSPEDPLGPLPENWEMAYTENGELYFIDTAKAHHQDMAVYFQSFHNTKTTSWLDPRCRDKASRPLEECEDDEEGIHTEDLETDLELPPGWERIDDPVYGVYYVDHINRKTQYENPVVEARRRKILEQQQPQPPEEWIEEHSSAAAPLANYAPNHLETYRDPQVPPSLPPGPAGAKRGKPFFTRNPAELKGIFINTKLKKSRRGFGFTVVGGDEPDEFLQIKSLVLDGPAAVDGKMETGDVIVSVNDTIVLGYTHAQVVKIFQSIPIGSMVDLALCRGYPLPFDPDDPNTSLVTSVAILDKEPIIVNGQETFDSPSNQAGSVNGMREPRAHSPSAEVASNGSHGYSSDVVTLASSIATQPELITIHMEKGDKGFGFTIADSLTGGGQRVKQIVDYPRCRGLKEGDILMEVNKRNVQNMSHNQVVDLLSKCPRGSEVTMLVQRGVVPAKRSPKLVHQLERKDSQSSSQHSVCSHRSTHTDSPSHPPSVMPSEAVAPTPAAPTQPLPGLPPQDSADGTLTLQKKPDPFKIWAQSRSMYESRLPDCQEQDIFLWRKDTGFGFRILGGNEPGEPIYIGHIVKYGAADEDGRLRSGDELICVDGTAVVGKSHQLVVQLMQQAAKQGHVNLTVRRKSTGYGVSKGEGDVPPSPASSHHSSTQAPSLTEGKRTPQGSQNSLNTVSSGSGSTSGIGSGGGGGSGSAVVPASLQPYDVEIQRRENEGFGFVIVSSVSRPDAGTTFAGNACVAMPHKIGRIIEGSPADRCGKLKVGDRILAVNGCSITNKSHSDIVNLIKEAGNTVSLRIIPGDDSSNASLLTNAEKIATITTTHTPQQSTESRNNSKSKGAPPPPPIQTQSQDAEFYSVDLERDSKGFGFSLRGGREYNMDLYVLRLAEDGAAVRNGKMRVGDEILEINGESTKNMKHSRAIELIKNGGRRARLVLKRGDGSVPEYDGSSDGNPSTPGAQNTPEVRTLPPNSRYHTSLESSYPPDLHKSSRQESARGRDRDRNWDRAVSDQMDYQGRQLNPHHHHTWNNNHSQSTPRQQSPENSNSSSSGNKKSRGRKVKKSESESGISKLLKTLRKDSSGKKAAAAEKLRGRELSSSSSTLDGRFRPQRRGSLDRSPTRKCTSSPDRRRAKSMDRRAERAHRDRTPEREYDDGGFLAVTPERKFYERRLLKDSQMAGRVREATTPEHTNNNGDSLSLSRGRTYDRATKNGNLLRDSSSERREEQYRMNGTPERRYRVERDSSPDSNYSRDELNYAAAPRLKDYYSMMKNNAAHNNAAYNNTGHNNNTVGRSPNQLPEPKRRLYKESPKDLSI is encoded by the exons GTACCACCCGCCCCCCACGAGAAGGAGAGGTCCCAGGGGTGGATTATAACTTTCTGTCTGTGGAGGATTTCCTTGAACTTGAGGAGAGTGGCACACTACTGGAAATAGGAACGTATGACG GTAACTATTATGGGACCCCCAAGCCGCCAAGGCAGCCCATCATTGGGACAGTGATTCTCAGTGATGCAGGCTCCCAGCAGTCCACCCCAAAGCGCACAAAGTCCTACAATGACATGCAAAACGCCAGAGTAGTGCCTGCTGACGACGACGATGACGACCAGGCCTCGGAAATGAACAACAGTTTTACAG GTAACCCTAACGAACAGGATGAGAGCCGCGGCGGCATCCTCCGGCCGTACCCCGCACGTGACAATGCTCCATCCTGTGGTCTGAACAATGCGGCCACCTCCACCTCAGAAAGTGGGCAGCAGACCCTGGCAGAACCACAGGTCTCTCCAGAAGACCCGCTGGGGCCGCTGCCTGAAAACTGGGAGATGGCCTACACCGAGAATGGAGAACTTTACTTCATAGA CACAGCAAAGGCACACCACCAGGACATGGCTGTGTATTTTCAGAGCTT CCACAACACAAAGACTACATCATGGCTGGATCCTCGGTGTAGAGACAAAGCCTCGAGGCCTCTGGAAGAGTGTGAAGACGATG AAGAAGGGATACATACAGAGGACCTGGAGACCGATCTAG AGCTGCCTCCAGGATGGGAGAGGATAGACGACCCAGTGTATGGAGTGTACTATGTAGA tcaTATAAACAGAAAGACCCAGTATGAGAACCCAGTGGTGGAGGCGCGGCGTCGGAAAAtcctggagcagcagcagccgcagcCTCCAGAAG AATGGATAGAGGAGCACTCCTCAGCAGCCGCTCCACTAGCAAACTATGCTCCAAaccacctggagacctacagagACCCTCAGGTCCCACCATCTCTACCTCCTGGCCCTGCAGGAGCCAAAC GAGGGAAGCCTTTCTTCACAAGAAACCCAGCAGAGCTGAAAGGAATCTTCATCAACACCAAGCTGAAGAAGAGTCGTCGAGGCTTTGGCTTCACCGTGGTCGGAGGGGACGAGCCAGATGAGTTTCTACAGATCAAGAGTCTGGTGCTGGACGGGCCTGCGGCAGTGGATGGCAAGATGGAGACAG GTGATGTGATAGTCAGTGTCAATGACACCATCGTGCTGGGCTACACCCACGCTCAGGTGGTGAAGATCTTCCAATCCATCCCCATTGGTTCCATGGTGGACTTGGCCTTATGCCGTGGCTACCCACTGCCCTTTGACCCTGATGACCCCAACACCAGCCTGGTGACCTCAGTGGCCATCTTGGACAAGGAACCTATCATTGTCAACGGACAGGAAACGTTTGACTCACCTTCCAACCAGGCTGGATCCGTTAACGGCATGAGGGAGCCGCGGGCGCACAGCCCCTCAGCTGAGGTGGCATCCAATGGCTCACATGGCTACTCCAGCGATGTGGTCACCCTGGCCTCATCCATAGCCACCCAGCCAGAGCTGATCACCATTCACATGGAGAAGGGAGACAAAGGATTCGGCTTCACCATTGCTGACAGCCTGACGGGAGGCGGGCAGAGGGTCAAGCAGATAGTGGACTATCCACGCTGCCGTGGGCTAAAGGAGGGGGACATTCTGATGGAGGTCAACAAGAGAAATGTCCAAAACATGAGCCACAACCAGGTGGTGGACCTGCTAAGCAAATGTCCCCGAGGCAGTGAGGTCACCATGCTGGTGCAAAGAG GAGTGGTGCCAGCCAAGAGGAGTCCAAAGCTGGTG CACCAGTTAGAGAGGAAAGACAGCCAGAGTAGCTCCCAGCACAGTGTGTGCAGCCATCGCAGCACCCACACCGATTCTCCCAGCCACCCACCCTCTGTCATGCCCAGTGAAGCTGTGGCGCCCACTCCTGCTGCCCCCACCCAGCCTCTGCCAGGCCTGCCCCCTCAGGACTCTGCAGATGGCACCCTCACCCTTCAGAAGAAGCCAGACCCTTTTAAGATCTGGGCCCAGTCCAGGAGCATGTACGAGAGTCGAC tgCCAGATTGCCAGGAGCAGGACATTTTCCTTTGGCGGAAGGACACAGGCTTCGGCTTCCGTATCCTGGGAGGAAATGAGCCTGGGGAGCCT ATCTACATAGGACACATAGTGAAGTACGGGGCTGCAGACGAGGATGGGCGCCTGCGGTCGGGCGATGAGCTCATCTGTGTGGACGGCACAGCAGTGGTGGGCAAGTCCCACCAGCTGGTGGTGCAACTGATGCAGCAGGCCGCTAAACAGGGCCATGTCAACCTCACTGTCAGACGCAAGTCTACTGGATATGGAG tGTCAAAAGGGGAAGGTGATGTTCCCCCGTCACCAGCCTCCTCCCACCACAGCAGCACGCAGGCACCCAGCCTTACAGAGGGAAAGCGGACCCCCCAGGGGAGCCAGAACTCTCTCAACACCGTCAGTTCTGGGAGCGGATCCACCAGCGGCATCGgcagtggtggtggaggaggcagCGGGAGCGCAGTGGTACCTGCCTCCCTGCAGCCATATGATGTGGAGATCCAGCGTAGAGAGAACGAGGGCTTTGGTTTTGTCATTGTGTCGTCTGTTTCCAGGCCTGACGCCGGCACCACCTTTG ctggAAATGCTTGTGTGGCCATGCCCCACAAAATAGGACGAATCATAGAGGGCAGCCCGGCGGATCGCTGCGGGAAGCTGAAAGTCGGGGACCGAATATTGGCTGTGAACGGCTGCTCCATCACAAACAAGTCACACTCGGACATCGTCAACCTGATCAAGGAAGCCGGGAACACAGTTTCGCTCAGGATCATCCCGGGTGATG aTTCTTCCAATGCTTCTCTACTCACCAATGCTGAGAAGATAGCTACTatcaccaccacacacacacctcaacagTCCACAGAGTCCCG GAATAACTCGAAGTCTAAAGgagctcctcctccaccacccaTACAAACCCAATCACAG GATGCAGAGTTCTACTCTGTGGACCTCGAGCGTGACAGTAAAGGTTTTGGTTTCAGtctgagaggaggaagggagtacaATATGGACCTTTATGTGTTGAGACTAGCAGAGGATGGGGCTGCTGTCAGAAATGGCAAGATGAGG GTAggggatgagattctggaaATTAATGGTGAGAGCACAAAGAACATGAAGCATTCACGTGCCATTGAACTGATCAAGAATGGTGGTCGGAGGGCAAGACTCGTCCTCAAACGGGGGGATGGATCTGTACCTGAATATG ACGGCAGCAGTGACGGGAACCCTTCCACACCCGGGGCACAAAACACTCCGGAAGTGAGAACGCTGCCACCCAACAGCCGATATCACACCTCATTGGAGTCCAGTTATCCACCAGACCTTCACAAATCATCACGCCAGGAGTCTGCGCGTGGCCGAGACAGGGACAGGAACTGGGACAGGGCTGTGTCAGATCAGATGGACTACCAAGGCCGGCAATTAAACCCCCACCATCATCACACCTGGAATAATAATCACAGTCAAAGTACCCCCAGACAGCAGTCTCCAGAgaacagtaacagcagtagcAGTGGCAACAAGAAGAGCCGAGGCCGCAAAGTCAAGAAGTCTGAGTCGGAGAGCGGCATCTCTAAACTCCTAAAGACTCTGAGGAAAGACAGCTCAGGGAAGAAGgctgcagctgcagagaaaCTGAGGGGCCGAGAGCTCTCAAGCAGCAGTTCTACTCTGGACGGGAGGTTTCGTCCCCAGCGCCGAGGCTCCCTTGACCGCTCACCAACCCGCAAGTGCACCTCCTCCCCTGATCGTCGGCGGGCCAAGTCGATGGACCGCAGGGCAGAGCGAGCGCATCGGGACCGTACACCTGAGAGGGAGTATGACGATGGAGGGTTCCTCGCTGTCACCCCTGAACGCAAATTTTACGAGCGAAGGCTCCTCAAGGACTCGCAGATGGCTGGGCGAGTCAGGGAGGCCACAACCCCCGAGCACACCAACAACAACGGAGATTCATTGTCTCTTTCCAGGGGCCGTACGTATGATAGAGCCACAAAGAACGGCAACCTCCTGAGAGACTCTTCctcagagaggagggaggagcagTATCGGATGAACGGGACACCGGAGAGACGATACAGAGTGGAGCGGGACTCTTCCCCTGACAGCAACTACAGTCGGGATGAGCTGAACTATGCAGCAGCACCCAGACTAAAGGACTACTATAGCATGATGAAGAACAACGCTGCACACAACAATGCTGCCTACAATAACACAGGCCATAACAATAACACAGTAGGCCGTAGCCCAAACCAGCTCCCTGAGCCCAAGAGAAGGCTGTACAAAGAAAGCCCCAAAGACCTCAGCATctag